A portion of the Desulfobacterales bacterium genome contains these proteins:
- a CDS encoding 2-hydroxyacyl-CoA dehydratase, which translates to MMYEYFKNLESSLEKKINETPKSPNARKKYSLEVARIGKRLYSGKDKIAWTGIGVPFDILNTMGITSCFVEFVGAMLASTGASGNFIKEAENTGYASDSCSYHRAILGALSQNLIPKPDFLVGTTLPCSGGLAVIENMARKFKKSLFVLNVPQEDSLQNIKYLSDQLKDLVNFIQKETGINFDENKLKEGIKKTNKARDLMIEAYNLAKKIPSPVDSRILKDFGIVTALMLGTDAGIEVAKAYRDEFQAKVNSGESGVKGEKIRLLWIQNRIQFRYQLEKWMEEEFSASIVIDELNDITWEKIDVDDPFTGIAKRIISIPFNGKAEKRIEHLKFLAKEYKIQGAINPCNWGCRQGTGERGLISDGLKEIGVPVVNLEIDCIDQRNFAEGQVKTRIAAFIEMISN; encoded by the coding sequence ATGATGTATGAATATTTTAAAAATCTTGAATCAAGTTTGGAAAAAAAAATTAATGAAACACCGAAATCTCCTAATGCAAGAAAAAAATATAGCCTTGAAGTAGCAAGAATAGGAAAACGCCTTTATTCTGGCAAAGACAAAATCGCATGGACAGGTATCGGAGTGCCTTTTGATATATTAAATACAATGGGAATAACATCTTGTTTTGTTGAATTTGTTGGCGCTATGCTCGCTTCAACTGGAGCCAGTGGCAATTTCATCAAAGAGGCTGAAAATACTGGATATGCATCGGATTCATGCTCATACCACAGGGCAATTCTTGGAGCGCTATCTCAAAATTTAATCCCAAAACCTGATTTTTTAGTTGGCACAACTCTTCCATGTTCTGGAGGTCTTGCGGTTATTGAAAATATGGCAAGAAAATTTAAAAAAAGTCTTTTTGTCCTAAATGTACCCCAAGAAGACTCTCTCCAAAACATAAAATACCTTTCAGACCAGCTAAAAGATTTAGTTAATTTTATCCAAAAAGAAACAGGTATAAATTTTGATGAGAATAAACTCAAAGAAGGCATAAAAAAAACAAACAAAGCACGAGATTTAATGATTGAAGCTTATAATCTGGCAAAAAAAATACCGTCTCCTGTTGATAGCCGAATATTAAAAGATTTCGGAATTGTTACGGCGCTTATGCTTGGAACTGATGCTGGAATTGAGGTTGCAAAAGCATACAGAGATGAATTTCAAGCAAAAGTTAATTCTGGAGAAAGCGGTGTAAAAGGAGAAAAAATAAGATTATTATGGATTCAAAATCGTATTCAGTTCCGTTATCAGCTTGAAAAATGGATGGAAGAAGAATTTTCAGCATCAATTGTAATAGACGAATTAAACGATATAACATGGGAAAAAATTGATGTTGATGACCCATTTACAGGGATTGCTAAAAGAATAATTTCAATTCCATTTAATGGAAAAGCTGAAAAAAGAATTGAGCATTTAAAATTTCTTGCGAAAGAATATAAAATTCAAGGAGCTATAAATCCATGTAATTGGGGATGTCGACAGGGTACAGGAGAAAGAGGGCTTATTTCTGACGGACTAAAAGAAATAGGAGTCCCTGTAGTAAATTTAGAAATTGATTGTATAGATCAAAGAAATTTTGCAGAAGGCCAAGTTAAAACAAGAATAGCTGCTTTTATTGAAATGATTTCAAATTAA
- a CDS encoding HDOD domain-containing protein: protein MIFTGNINKFNPCDLLMFMSNMGKDGILTIKNENEILSITLKNGLIADAQSEQADAKILKVLYITRLVNKEQYKQIVQLKRETGLNPRQIIEKLELFQINKMDEAIKLGIMDVIFQMFLLEKGDYEFTDIAIDDSFINSLIDYKSIAIELMHRLDEWHETVKQLKSLDRVTSITEAGSKANVNSILENNILKLAKENKTVKEIISLAPIQSYKALKSVKTLISTGWIALSPPEKQDSVQIDSKATFFSDFKIFYKKILSASENQSKIAKLMSFCKKYFDIIILLTIKEATIIKILSSFKDASGRSIYKNLENINIEVEPVFTGVIKSGLSFFGKIFSSAIFDNFENIRQNGECTVILLNKRDDESVILYAALNTEDPDLTPFHYLELLSLLIYMPNDDKIRRVKIKNQIAVHRLSKQENKAVMLIKTLNDLPPMPAVTNQLFKLLSDPKTSSSDIVNTLSKDQSLVAKVIKISNSSLYGSFEKASTIKQAVTRLGFKTIRSIVLSASTRSFFPSSNSSIGILSQGLWLHSKECAVASKKIAEIIHFDEEEAFVAGILHDIGKLIILIKLFDEYKQIQKKQASTKKPEISIEHEILGFDHTVIGELLMKKWNMPENLIRCVKHHHSATNEDDILVHIVSYGNYFSNIYNNRVDEKYFDIELTKKILNISDESLEKLKDKIIDEFQKIEGLD, encoded by the coding sequence TTGATTTTTACAGGAAATATAAATAAATTTAATCCTTGTGATCTACTTATGTTTATGAGCAACATGGGCAAAGATGGTATTCTTACAATAAAAAATGAAAATGAAATTTTAAGCATAACCTTAAAAAATGGACTTATAGCAGATGCCCAATCAGAACAAGCTGATGCAAAAATTCTTAAAGTTCTGTATATAACTCGTCTTGTAAACAAAGAGCAATATAAGCAGATTGTTCAATTAAAAAGAGAAACAGGCCTTAATCCAAGGCAGATTATTGAAAAATTAGAATTATTCCAAATAAACAAAATGGATGAAGCCATAAAGCTTGGGATAATGGATGTTATTTTTCAAATGTTTCTCCTTGAAAAGGGAGATTATGAATTCACTGATATTGCTATAGATGATTCCTTTATAAATTCTCTTATTGACTATAAAAGTATAGCAATTGAGCTTATGCACAGACTTGATGAATGGCATGAAACAGTGAAACAATTAAAATCCCTTGACAGAGTTACAAGTATTACCGAAGCTGGCTCTAAAGCAAATGTTAATTCCATTCTTGAAAACAATATTTTAAAGCTTGCTAAAGAAAATAAAACTGTTAAAGAAATAATTTCTCTTGCACCTATTCAAAGTTATAAGGCTTTAAAATCCGTAAAAACTCTTATTTCAACTGGATGGATTGCTTTGTCCCCTCCTGAAAAACAAGATAGTGTCCAAATAGATAGTAAAGCTACTTTTTTTTCTGATTTTAAAATTTTTTATAAGAAAATATTATCGGCAAGTGAAAATCAATCCAAAATAGCAAAATTAATGAGCTTTTGTAAAAAATATTTTGACATTATTATTCTTCTTACTATCAAAGAAGCAACAATCATAAAAATTTTATCATCTTTTAAAGATGCTTCAGGTAGATCAATTTATAAAAATTTAGAAAATATCAATATTGAGGTTGAGCCTGTATTTACAGGAGTTATTAAAAGTGGACTTTCATTTTTTGGAAAAATTTTTAGTTCCGCTATTTTTGATAATTTTGAAAATATTCGGCAAAATGGTGAATGCACGGTAATTCTTCTTAACAAAAGAGATGATGAATCTGTTATTCTTTATGCAGCCTTAAATACAGAAGATCCTGACTTAACGCCTTTTCATTATTTAGAGTTACTCTCATTATTGATTTATATGCCTAACGACGACAAAATTCGTAGAGTAAAAATAAAAAATCAGATCGCAGTCCATAGATTATCTAAACAAGAAAATAAAGCTGTAATGCTTATCAAAACATTAAATGATTTACCTCCAATGCCGGCTGTAACAAATCAATTATTTAAACTTCTATCAGATCCTAAAACTTCTTCATCCGATATCGTTAATACTTTATCAAAGGATCAATCTCTTGTAGCTAAAGTAATTAAAATAAGCAATTCATCCTTATACGGAAGCTTTGAAAAAGCAAGTACAATAAAACAAGCTGTAACAAGATTAGGTTTTAAAACCATTCGAAGTATTGTTCTTTCAGCATCAACTCGTTCTTTTTTCCCATCAAGTAATTCGAGCATTGGGATTTTAAGCCAAGGTTTATGGCTCCATTCAAAGGAATGTGCTGTTGCATCAAAAAAAATAGCAGAAATCATTCATTTTGATGAGGAAGAAGCATTTGTTGCAGGTATTCTCCATGATATTGGCAAATTGATTATATTAATTAAGTTATTCGATGAATATAAGCAAATTCAAAAAAAACAGGCATCAACAAAAAAGCCCGAAATATCCATTGAACATGAAATTTTAGGTTTTGATCATACCGTTATAGGAGAACTGCTTATGAAAAAGTGGAATATGCCTGAAAATCTTATTAGATGCGTAAAACACCACCACTCAGCTACTAATGAAGACGATATTCTTGTACATATTGTTTCTTATGGTAACTACTTTAGTAATATTTATAATAATAGAGTTGACGAAAAATATTTTGATATTGAACTTACAAAAAAAATTTTAAATATATCTGATGAATCTTTGGAAAAACTTAAAGACAAAATCATTGACGAATTTCAAAAAATTGAGGGACTCGATTAA
- the thrH gene encoding bifunctional phosphoserine phosphatase/homoserine phosphotransferase ThrH, with the protein MNIICCDLEGVFTPEIWINVAKKTGVEELKLTTRDIPDYDVLMQKRLGLLKQHGLKIQDIKDVIATMEPLDGANDFLTWMRENYPVIIVSDTFVQFAGPLMKKLGMPTLFCNSLVIADNGEITGYQLRQKDGKRKTVIALKSLNFKIVACGDSYNDISMLKESDKGILFCPPDSVKQEYPQFKVTLNYAELKKEILDAISYLK; encoded by the coding sequence ATGAATATAATTTGCTGTGATTTAGAAGGAGTTTTTACACCAGAAATATGGATAAATGTCGCAAAAAAAACAGGAGTTGAGGAATTAAAGCTCACAACTCGAGATATTCCGGACTATGATGTTTTAATGCAAAAAAGACTAGGGCTTCTAAAACAGCACGGCCTTAAAATACAAGATATTAAAGATGTTATTGCTACAATGGAGCCGCTTGATGGTGCGAATGATTTCCTCACATGGATGCGAGAAAATTATCCAGTTATAATTGTTTCCGATACTTTTGTTCAATTCGCTGGCCCTTTGATGAAAAAATTAGGAATGCCTACCTTATTTTGTAATTCATTAGTAATAGCTGATAATGGAGAAATTACAGGCTATCAATTACGTCAAAAAGACGGAAAAAGAAAGACAGTTATAGCATTAAAAAGCTTAAATTTTAAAATAGTTGCCTGCGGAGATTCCTATAATGATATATCAATGCTCAAAGAATCTGATAAAGGTATACTTTTCTGCCCCCCTGATAGTGTAAAACAAGAATACCCCCAATTTAAAGTTACATTAAATTATGCCGAATTAAAAAAAGAAATTCTTGATGCAATTTCATATTTAAAATAA
- a CDS encoding tetratricopeptide repeat protein, which produces MEFSKSFISKQLEMAASLHISGELDKAELIYKKIINFDANSKEAFHLLGLLMYQKSEYIVSENLIRNAISLDSNVPAFYSDLGNSLKMQGRQIEAIECYKKALKLDQNCLEGHYNYANELMALNKSDEAISHYKLAIAQNPNIPEIHYNLGIAFAKKEQYYEASQSYKNAINLKPDYYDAYFNLAHIADSMGELDEAIKFYKKAIDAKPYAPEAHFDMSLTLLRLGDYKNGWNEYEWRLLKKDKIKTFTNKILWRGEPLLGKKLLIQHEQGIGDSIQFIRYAELAKNRGGYIIFETKPSLFRLFKNVKGIDELVECGNHNIDFDFYIPILNLPKAFLTTWETVPAEVPYIYPEEKLVNQWLQKFQSIKGFKIGICWQGNPKNTSDSKRSVPLKYFNSLFGIENTNFISLQKQYGNDQLSYFKAEKALIDFSNELDENTGAFIDTAAVMKNLDLVITVDTAIAHLAGAIGVPVFLVLTHPPTEWRWGYDADVVPWYPTMFVFRQKQSGDWGELFYRIKESLKIFKWFKNIYLPQSSKEIF; this is translated from the coding sequence ATGGAGTTCTCTAAATCATTTATTTCTAAACAATTAGAAATGGCTGCTTCCTTACACATTTCAGGAGAATTGGATAAAGCTGAGCTTATCTACAAAAAAATAATAAACTTTGATGCAAATAGTAAAGAAGCTTTTCATCTTCTCGGATTATTGATGTATCAAAAATCTGAATATATAGTTTCTGAAAATCTAATTAGAAATGCTATTTCATTAGATAGCAATGTTCCTGCTTTTTATTCAGATTTGGGAAATAGCCTTAAAATGCAAGGTAGACAAATTGAAGCAATAGAATGTTATAAAAAAGCACTAAAATTAGATCAAAATTGTCTCGAAGGGCATTATAATTACGCTAATGAACTTATGGCGCTCAACAAAAGTGATGAAGCTATCTCCCATTATAAGCTTGCAATAGCTCAAAATCCAAATATACCAGAAATTCACTATAATCTTGGAATTGCTTTTGCGAAAAAAGAACAATACTATGAAGCATCCCAAAGCTATAAAAATGCAATCAATCTAAAACCTGATTATTATGACGCATACTTCAATCTCGCCCACATAGCTGATTCCATGGGTGAATTAGATGAAGCCATAAAATTTTATAAAAAAGCTATAGATGCTAAACCTTATGCTCCCGAAGCTCATTTTGATATGTCCCTTACATTATTGCGTTTAGGTGATTATAAAAATGGATGGAATGAGTATGAATGGCGCTTATTAAAAAAAGATAAAATAAAAACTTTTACTAATAAAATTTTATGGAGAGGGGAGCCTCTCTTGGGTAAAAAGCTTTTAATTCAGCATGAACAGGGAATCGGTGATAGCATCCAATTTATTAGATACGCGGAACTTGCTAAAAATAGAGGTGGCTACATTATATTTGAAACAAAACCAAGTCTTTTTAGACTTTTTAAAAATGTTAAAGGAATTGACGAACTCGTTGAATGTGGAAATCATAATATTGATTTTGATTTTTATATTCCCATATTAAATCTTCCTAAAGCATTTTTGACTACATGGGAAACAGTTCCTGCTGAGGTGCCTTATATTTATCCTGAAGAAAAACTTGTGAATCAATGGTTACAAAAATTCCAGTCAATTAAAGGCTTTAAAATAGGTATATGCTGGCAGGGCAATCCAAAAAATACATCTGATTCTAAAAGATCCGTACCTTTAAAATATTTTAATTCTTTATTTGGTATAGAGAATACAAATTTTATAAGCCTGCAAAAACAATATGGGAATGATCAGTTATCTTATTTTAAAGCTGAAAAAGCACTAATAGATTTTAGTAACGAACTTGATGAGAATACAGGCGCTTTTATTGATACAGCCGCTGTAATGAAAAACCTTGACCTTGTTATTACTGTAGATACAGCCATAGCACATCTTGCAGGAGCTATAGGAGTTCCAGTTTTTCTTGTTTTAACTCATCCACCTACGGAATGGAGGTGGGGATATGATGCCGATGTTGTTCCTTGGTATCCAACTATGTTTGTTTTCAGACAAAAACAATCAGGGGATTGGGGGGAATTATTTTATAGAATAAAAGAAAGCTTAAAAATTTTTAAATGGTTCAAAAATATCTATTTACCGCAAAGTAGCAAAGAAATATTTTAA
- a CDS encoding peptidylprolyl isomerase, translating into MINRKCPIYFFIACLIIFCSMNAFAMGSKGGDTKAAEEKTIEKKTNKTKAIETKAIETKATETKATEDKVAIINGNPIYADKLNIEIDRALNSSKTHKDSLNEEQLYNVKTKVLNRLIEEELLFQETQKEKITVTDNRVLEEIEKIKKNFSKPEEYEAILKNLNLTENDLKLQLKRSISIQELINNKIAKDIKISDEDCKKFYDDNQNMFKRADSVNAMHILVKVDNSATDEDKEKAKKKIEDIQKELKAGADFSELAKKYSDCPSGKEGGNLGFFSKGQMVKSFEDAAFNMEIGQVSDIVTTNFGYHLIKVIDKQKEMSVPYEEVKDQLARNLKQEKVSKSVGSYVTELKEKAKIEVFLKKNDEIKN; encoded by the coding sequence ATGATTAACCGAAAATGTCCAATTTACTTTTTTATTGCTTGTTTAATTATTTTCTGCTCTATGAATGCTTTTGCTATGGGCTCAAAGGGTGGAGATACAAAAGCTGCGGAGGAAAAGACTATTGAAAAAAAAACTAATAAAACAAAAGCTATTGAAACAAAAGCTATTGAAACAAAAGCTACTGAAACAAAAGCTACTGAAGATAAAGTTGCTATTATTAATGGAAATCCTATTTACGCAGACAAACTTAATATTGAAATTGATAGAGCGTTGAACAGCTCAAAAACACATAAAGATTCCCTTAATGAAGAACAGCTCTATAATGTTAAGACAAAAGTTCTTAATAGACTTATTGAAGAAGAACTCCTTTTTCAAGAAACTCAAAAAGAAAAGATAACTGTAACAGATAATAGAGTTCTTGAAGAAATAGAAAAAATAAAGAAAAATTTTTCTAAACCCGAAGAATATGAAGCTATTTTAAAAAACCTTAACCTTACTGAAAACGATCTTAAACTTCAGCTTAAAAGATCCATATCTATTCAAGAATTAATTAATAATAAGATAGCTAAAGATATTAAGATTTCTGATGAAGATTGCAAAAAATTTTATGACGATAATCAAAATATGTTTAAACGCGCAGATAGTGTTAATGCTATGCATATATTAGTTAAAGTAGATAATTCCGCTACTGATGAAGATAAAGAAAAAGCTAAAAAAAAGATAGAAGATATACAAAAAGAGCTTAAAGCTGGAGCAGATTTTAGCGAGCTTGCTAAAAAATATTCAGACTGCCCATCAGGAAAAGAAGGTGGAAATCTTGGTTTTTTTAGCAAAGGCCAAATGGTAAAAAGTTTTGAAGATGCTGCTTTTAATATGGAAATTGGTCAAGTTAGCGATATAGTAACTACAAATTTTGGATATCATTTAATTAAGGTTATAGATAAACAAAAAGAAATGTCTGTTCCTTATGAAGAAGTCAAGGATCAGCTTGCTAGAAATCTAAAACAGGAAAAAGTAAGCAAATCTGTGGGAAGTTATGTTACAGAATTAAAGGAAAAAGCTAAGATTGAAGTTTTCCTTAAAAAGAATGATGAAATTAAAAATTAG
- a CDS encoding homoserine dehydrogenase: MKTIKVGLLGCGTVGTGVAKMLIENADIITKRVGANIILSKIADIDKNKDRGINFGEGVFISDSYKVVNDPEIDIIVELIGGETIAKDLILLAIENGKHIVTANKALLANQGDEIFSACEKKNIDIAYEASVAGCIPIIKTIRESLAGNQIKSMTGILNGTCNYILSKITNDNISYMDALSQAQAKGYAEANSFLDVEGYDAAHKLAILTTLSYGTKINVKDIYTEGISKISPLDIEFAEQFGYKVKLLAISKNWGDSIEARVHPTMIPFENLLSNVNDSLNAVTISGDRSGDIMLYGYGAGMMPTASAVVGDIIDIARNIMLGSKGRIPLLSFKMENIKTIPIKPVDEVFTYYYFRFSAVDRPGVLSKISGILGTYGISIKSVQQKYRKSKGMVPVIMFTYKAKEADVKKALSEIYHTDIINDYPILIRIEEIDDEN, from the coding sequence ATGAAAACTATCAAGGTTGGTCTGCTTGGATGTGGAACTGTAGGAACAGGCGTTGCGAAAATGCTTATTGAAAATGCCGATATTATAACTAAAAGGGTTGGCGCTAATATCATTTTATCAAAGATTGCCGATATAGATAAAAATAAAGACAGAGGTATTAATTTTGGTGAAGGCGTTTTTATTTCTGATTCCTATAAAGTAGTAAACGATCCTGAGATTGATATAATTGTAGAGCTTATAGGAGGAGAAACAATTGCAAAAGACCTTATTTTATTAGCCATTGAAAATGGAAAGCATATTGTTACTGCCAACAAAGCATTACTCGCAAATCAGGGAGATGAAATATTTTCAGCTTGCGAAAAAAAAAATATAGATATTGCTTATGAAGCAAGTGTAGCTGGCTGCATCCCGATTATAAAAACAATTCGGGAATCATTAGCTGGAAATCAAATTAAGTCCATGACAGGAATATTAAATGGCACATGTAATTATATATTATCAAAAATAACTAATGACAATATAAGCTACATGGATGCATTAAGCCAAGCTCAAGCAAAAGGCTATGCCGAAGCAAATTCTTTCCTTGATGTTGAAGGATATGATGCTGCGCACAAATTAGCTATTTTAACAACTCTATCCTACGGTACAAAGATAAACGTAAAAGATATTTATACTGAAGGCATATCCAAAATAAGCCCTCTCGATATTGAATTTGCAGAACAATTCGGATATAAAGTTAAGCTCCTGGCTATTTCAAAAAATTGGGGAGACTCAATAGAAGCAAGGGTTCATCCTACAATGATACCTTTTGAAAACCTTCTTTCAAATGTAAATGATTCATTAAATGCCGTAACAATATCCGGAGATAGAAGTGGAGACATAATGCTTTACGGTTATGGCGCTGGAATGATGCCTACTGCGAGCGCAGTTGTAGGAGATATAATAGATATAGCCAGAAATATAATGTTAGGATCAAAAGGCAGAATCCCTCTGTTATCGTTTAAAATGGAAAATATAAAAACAATCCCAATAAAGCCTGTAGATGAAGTATTCACCTATTATTATTTTAGATTTTCTGCAGTAGATAGGCCTGGAGTTCTTTCTAAAATATCTGGCATACTTGGAACTTATGGTATCAGTATAAAATCTGTTCAACAAAAGTACAGAAAATCAAAGGGCATGGTTCCAGTCATTATGTTTACTTATAAAGCTAAAGAAGCTGATGTTAAAAAGGCTCTTTCTGAAATATATCATACTGACATTATAAATGACTATCCAATTTTAATAAGAATAGAAGAAATTGATGATGAAAATTGA
- a CDS encoding 2-hydroxyglutaryl-CoA dehydratase, which produces MYYLGIDIGSLSCDAVLIDDTKKIVASSVVPTGAKNIEAIKRATHEVIEISGILESDIKASVSTGYGRERVSNRIAAITEITCHAKGIKEVFGKIDVLIDIGGQDSKSIRIDSNGRVIDFAMNDKCAAGTGRFLEAMARALQVDIDELSDLDHGSVGNVTLSSMCTVFAESEVVSLIADGVEVKEIVKGLNSAIASRTSSLVKRVAPELKGLSVAMSGGVARNNGVVRALKEVIETNITVYEKPDIIGALGAALFAMEKSM; this is translated from the coding sequence ATGTATTATTTAGGCATTGATATTGGCAGCCTTTCATGTGATGCTGTTTTAATTGATGATACAAAAAAAATTGTTGCAAGCTCAGTTGTTCCGACAGGTGCAAAAAATATTGAAGCAATAAAAAGAGCCACCCATGAAGTAATAGAAATATCTGGAATTTTGGAATCAGATATTAAAGCTTCGGTTTCAACAGGTTATGGCAGAGAAAGAGTTTCAAATCGCATTGCAGCCATTACCGAAATAACTTGCCATGCAAAAGGAATAAAAGAAGTTTTTGGGAAAATTGATGTGTTAATAGATATTGGAGGCCAAGACAGCAAATCCATACGAATAGATAGTAATGGCAGAGTTATTGATTTTGCAATGAATGATAAATGTGCGGCAGGAACTGGCAGATTTTTAGAAGCAATGGCTAGAGCTCTTCAAGTTGATATTGATGAACTTAGTGACCTTGATCATGGTTCTGTAGGAAATGTAACATTAAGCAGTATGTGTACTGTTTTTGCTGAAAGTGAAGTGGTTTCACTAATTGCCGATGGAGTTGAGGTAAAGGAAATTGTAAAAGGTTTAAATTCCGCAATAGCTTCAAGAACATCTTCTTTAGTAAAAAGGGTAGCTCCTGAATTAAAAGGTCTTTCTGTTGCTATGTCTGGAGGAGTAGCTCGAAACAATGGAGTAGTAAGGGCTTTAAAGGAAGTTATCGAAACGAATATAACTGTTTATGAAAAACCAGATATAATTGGAGCTTTGGGCGCAGCTTTATTTGCGATGGAAAAATCTATGTAA
- a CDS encoding 2-hydroxyacyl-CoA dehydratase, with product MLTNKLVGFTCSYTPLPLIHAAGYAPYRLFPLDNSKDSAGHILHDNLCPHVKKILDRGIDNNTPEMSGVVFMNSCDAMRRLFDGWRKARPNDKAILIDFPATSDDSAINFFALELSRLWKELWEWNGRVGDLSSIKQSISIYNDLYSLFSDVTSKIRKARLKDGNLKIQELYNKASTEPPENIIPILKNLQASINSALDNDSNSVPIFLFGNVLYELDAFKLFNDCGAFICDDDLCTGSRLFYPINITEEEDLFLSLSKSIFSRSFCARTFDPKYPLKFAEDILNKAKACNAKGVIAHVLKFCDPYLIRLPIVREILKENSLPLLVLEGDCTLRSIGQQKTRIEAFIEMLR from the coding sequence ATGCTTACAAATAAATTAGTTGGATTTACATGCTCTTATACTCCGTTGCCTTTAATTCATGCAGCAGGTTACGCTCCTTATAGGTTGTTTCCCCTTGATAATTCAAAAGACTCTGCAGGTCATATTTTACACGATAATCTTTGTCCCCATGTAAAAAAAATTTTAGATAGAGGTATAGATAATAACACTCCTGAAATGTCCGGAGTTGTTTTTATGAATAGCTGTGATGCTATGCGCCGTCTTTTTGACGGATGGAGAAAGGCAAGACCTAACGATAAAGCAATACTTATTGATTTTCCTGCTACAAGTGATGATAGCGCTATTAATTTTTTTGCTTTAGAACTTTCAAGGCTTTGGAAAGAATTATGGGAATGGAACGGAAGGGTAGGGGACTTAAGTTCTATAAAGCAAAGCATTTCAATTTATAATGATCTTTACTCGCTTTTTAGCGATGTAACTTCTAAGATAAGAAAAGCAAGGCTTAAAGACGGGAATCTTAAAATTCAAGAATTATATAATAAGGCTTCAACTGAACCTCCTGAAAATATAATTCCAATTTTAAAAAACCTTCAAGCTTCAATAAATTCAGCCTTAGACAACGATTCCAATTCTGTTCCAATATTTCTTTTTGGCAATGTTCTTTATGAATTAGATGCTTTTAAATTGTTTAACGACTGCGGAGCTTTTATTTGTGATGATGACCTTTGCACAGGCTCAAGGCTTTTTTATCCTATTAATATTACAGAGGAAGAAGATTTGTTTTTAAGTTTAAGTAAAAGTATTTTCTCACGTTCTTTTTGTGCAAGAACGTTTGATCCAAAATATCCTTTAAAATTTGCCGAGGATATTTTAAATAAAGCAAAAGCTTGCAATGCTAAAGGAGTAATCGCCCATGTATTAAAATTCTGTGATCCTTATTTAATAAGACTTCCGATAGTTCGAGAAATTTTAAAAGAAAATTCTTTGCCCTTGCTTGTCCTTGAAGGAGATTGCACATTAAGATCAATTGGCCAACAAAAAACAAGAATCGAAGCTTTTATTGAAATGTTGAGGTGA